A genomic window from Methylorubrum extorquens includes:
- the pfkB gene encoding 1-phosphofructokinase: MRLVTLTLNPAIDQTVTLETLSPGSVHRARSVWSDAGGKGVNVACCLADWGLPVAATGVLGQDNAAPFAQLLAAKGIDDRFVWIAGETRTNLKLLDASTGETTDINLPGLEFGPSIVEAARAVLNDLTGPGSLAVLAGSLPRSLGPDIYVRLTAELKRRGVRVVLDASGPALAAALAARRESLPNAIKPNRHELEEWAGRPLPALADVLDAARELQSRGIALVCVSLGAEGALFVASEGAVRALPPPTRVASTVGAGDALVAGLVAGLHDGLALPDLARRALAFAAGKLSRTGANLPGRAEVEALAAEIRVEPLG; encoded by the coding sequence ATGCGCCTCGTCACCCTCACCCTCAACCCGGCGATCGACCAGACCGTCACCCTGGAAACCCTCTCCCCCGGCAGCGTCCACCGCGCCCGCTCGGTCTGGTCGGATGCCGGCGGCAAGGGCGTCAACGTCGCCTGCTGCCTCGCCGATTGGGGCCTGCCGGTCGCCGCCACCGGCGTGCTCGGCCAGGACAACGCCGCGCCGTTCGCGCAGCTTCTGGCGGCCAAGGGCATCGACGACCGCTTCGTCTGGATCGCCGGCGAGACGCGCACCAACCTCAAGCTGCTCGACGCATCGACCGGCGAGACCACCGACATCAACCTGCCGGGGCTCGAATTCGGCCCGTCCATCGTCGAGGCGGCGCGCGCGGTCCTGAACGATCTCACCGGTCCCGGCAGCCTTGCGGTGCTCGCCGGGAGCCTGCCGCGCTCGCTCGGTCCCGACATCTATGTCCGGCTCACCGCCGAGCTGAAGCGCCGCGGCGTCCGCGTCGTCCTCGATGCCTCCGGGCCGGCTCTAGCCGCCGCCCTCGCGGCGCGGCGAGAGAGCCTGCCCAACGCGATCAAGCCGAACCGGCACGAGTTGGAGGAATGGGCCGGGCGCCCGCTTCCCGCCCTCGCGGACGTGCTCGACGCGGCGAGGGAACTCCAGAGCCGAGGCATTGCCCTGGTTTGCGTTTCGCTTGGAGCCGAGGGCGCGCTGTTCGTCGCGTCCGAGGGCGCGGTGCGGGCGCTGCCCCCGCCGACGCGGGTGGCGAGCACCGTCGGCGCGGGCGACGCCCTTGTCGCCGGCCTCGTCGCCGGGCTGCACGACGGCCTGGCCCTGCCCGACCTCGCCCGGCGGGCGCTGGCCTTCGCCGCGGGCAAGCTCAGCCGCACGGGGGCGAACCTGCCGGGACGGGCCGAGGTGGAGGCACTCGCCGCCGAGATCCGGGTCGAGCCCCTGGGCTGA
- a CDS encoding fructose-specific PTS transporter subunit EIIC, with product MAQLLAVVGGGDLSTHAVLAAEALRKAAGRRNTPITLEIRSKSAGGNPLSEAAIAGAKAVLLVGEGDLGEGRFGALHRARAAIEDVLTDVNAVFDRLSAGAEAPSPAAGAAAGRKRIVAITSCPTGIAHTFMAAEGIQAAAQALGHAVRVETQGSVGARDALTAPEIAAADIVLIAADTGVDRARFAGKRVYATNTKAAIRDGKGLIATALAEAQMQAAGTAEAQADGPARPAAAERQAGAYKHLMTGVSFMLPFVVAGGLLIALAFAFGGIDAMKPENAGTLGYALGEIGAKAAFALIVPALAGYIAYSIADRPGIAPGMIGGMLAANLQAGFLGGIAAGFIAGYTTSFLNKHIRLHRNLEGLKPVLILPLIATTITGLLMVYVVGVPVAAGLAALTEWLKGMQGASALLLGLVLGGMMAVDMGGPINKAAYASSAALLSSGVDAPMAAVMLGGMTPPLGIALATRLFPSRFTAPEREAGGAAAVLGAAFITEGAIPFAAADPLRVIPSMVAGSAVAGAIALTSGVTLKVPHGGLFVLPIPNAVTNVTGALIALAVGTIVTGLLVGFLKKRAA from the coding sequence ATGGCACAGCTTCTGGCCGTGGTGGGAGGCGGAGACCTCTCCACCCACGCCGTCCTTGCCGCCGAGGCCCTGCGCAAGGCGGCCGGGCGGCGCAACACGCCGATCACTCTCGAAATTCGCAGCAAGAGCGCCGGCGGCAACCCGCTCTCCGAGGCAGCCATCGCGGGGGCGAAAGCCGTGCTGCTCGTCGGCGAGGGCGACCTCGGAGAGGGCCGCTTCGGCGCGCTGCACCGGGCGCGCGCCGCGATCGAGGACGTGCTCACCGACGTCAACGCCGTGTTCGACCGCTTGAGCGCCGGCGCGGAAGCGCCCTCGCCCGCAGCAGGCGCCGCGGCCGGCCGCAAGAGAATCGTGGCGATCACCTCCTGCCCCACCGGTATCGCCCACACCTTCATGGCGGCCGAGGGCATCCAGGCCGCGGCCCAGGCCCTCGGCCACGCCGTCCGCGTCGAGACGCAAGGCTCCGTCGGTGCCCGCGACGCGCTGACCGCGCCGGAGATCGCGGCCGCCGACATCGTGCTCATTGCCGCCGATACCGGCGTCGACCGGGCGCGCTTTGCCGGCAAACGGGTCTACGCCACCAACACCAAGGCCGCGATCCGCGACGGCAAGGGCCTGATCGCCACCGCGCTGGCCGAGGCGCAGATGCAGGCGGCGGGCACCGCCGAGGCGCAGGCCGACGGCCCCGCCCGCCCGGCCGCCGCCGAGAGACAAGCCGGCGCCTACAAGCACCTGATGACGGGCGTCTCCTTCATGCTGCCCTTCGTGGTGGCGGGCGGCCTCTTGATCGCGCTCGCCTTCGCTTTTGGGGGCATCGACGCGATGAAGCCGGAGAATGCCGGCACACTCGGCTACGCGCTGGGCGAGATCGGCGCCAAGGCCGCCTTTGCCCTGATCGTGCCGGCGCTCGCCGGCTACATCGCCTACTCGATCGCCGACCGGCCCGGCATCGCGCCCGGCATGATCGGCGGCATGCTGGCCGCCAACCTTCAGGCCGGCTTTCTCGGCGGCATCGCGGCAGGTTTCATCGCCGGCTACACGACAAGTTTCCTGAACAAGCACATCCGCCTGCACAGGAATCTGGAGGGCCTGAAGCCCGTCCTGATCCTACCGCTCATCGCCACCACGATCACCGGCCTCCTGATGGTCTACGTCGTCGGCGTGCCGGTGGCCGCCGGGCTCGCCGCGCTCACCGAGTGGCTGAAGGGAATGCAGGGGGCGAGCGCTCTGCTGCTCGGCCTCGTGCTCGGCGGGATGATGGCGGTCGATATGGGCGGGCCGATCAACAAGGCGGCCTACGCCTCCTCCGCCGCCTTGCTCTCGTCGGGCGTCGATGCGCCGATGGCGGCGGTGATGCTCGGCGGCATGACGCCCCCGCTCGGCATTGCGCTCGCCACCCGGCTGTTCCCGTCCCGCTTCACTGCGCCGGAGCGCGAGGCCGGCGGCGCGGCCGCCGTACTGGGCGCGGCCTTCATCACCGAAGGCGCGATCCCCTTTGCCGCCGCCGACCCGCTGCGGGTGATCCCCTCCATGGTGGCCGGCTCGGCCGTTGCGGGCGCCATCGCCCTCACCTCGGGCGTGACCCTCAAGGTGCCCCATGGCGGCCTGTTCGTGCTGCCGATCCCCAACGCCGTGACCAACGTGACGGGCGCGCTGATCGCGCTCGCCGTGGGCACGATCGTGACGGGGCTTCTGGTCGGCTTCCTGAAGAAGCGCGCCGCCTGA
- a CDS encoding LacI family DNA-binding transcriptional regulator, with protein MSVGIRDVARVAGVSTATVSRALGRGPVSDAVREQVEAAVRATGYRPNLSARRLRSKAAQTIGLIVADIRNPFFTAVSRAVEDAAYAAGMRVILCNTDEDPAREAMYLRLMEEERVTGVIFAPTRITAEALKADSLSFPTVFIDRSGLPGAHDSVVLDNAAAAASLVDHLVAQGFRHIGGLFGSTSSTARERQAGYETTMARYDLAPLARTVAPNAAAAETEAARWLSQSDRPEALVLSNGLMLMGAVRAARTLGLAVPKDLALAGFDNEPWTDLVEPGLTVIEQPVAEIGAQAMRLLFERIEHPGQPVRKVTLSGRAVLRGSTRRG; from the coding sequence ATGAGTGTCGGAATCCGTGACGTGGCCCGTGTGGCGGGTGTCTCGACGGCGACGGTGTCGCGTGCGCTCGGGCGCGGGCCGGTGAGCGATGCCGTGCGCGAGCAGGTCGAGGCGGCGGTTCGTGCCACCGGCTACCGGCCGAACCTCTCGGCCCGGCGCCTGCGCTCGAAGGCGGCGCAGACCATCGGCCTGATCGTCGCCGACATCCGAAACCCGTTCTTCACGGCGGTCAGCCGGGCGGTGGAGGATGCGGCCTACGCCGCCGGGATGCGGGTGATCCTGTGCAACACCGACGAGGATCCGGCCCGCGAGGCGATGTACCTCCGTCTGATGGAGGAGGAGCGCGTCACCGGCGTGATCTTCGCCCCCACACGCATCACGGCGGAGGCGCTGAAGGCGGACAGCCTGTCCTTCCCCACGGTGTTCATCGATCGCTCGGGACTGCCCGGCGCCCATGACAGCGTGGTGCTCGACAACGCGGCCGCTGCCGCGTCCCTAGTCGATCACCTCGTGGCGCAGGGTTTCCGGCACATCGGCGGCCTGTTCGGCTCCACCAGCTCGACCGCGCGGGAGCGTCAGGCCGGCTACGAGACCACCATGGCCCGCTACGACCTCGCGCCGCTTGCCCGCACCGTGGCGCCGAACGCGGCGGCCGCGGAAACGGAGGCAGCGCGCTGGCTGTCCCAGTCCGACCGGCCCGAGGCGCTGGTCCTCTCCAACGGCCTGATGCTGATGGGAGCGGTGCGCGCGGCCCGGACCCTCGGGCTCGCCGTGCCGAAGGATCTCGCGCTCGCGGGCTTCGACAACGAGCCCTGGACCGATCTGGTCGAACCCGGCCTGACCGTGATCGAGCAGCCGGTGGCCGAGATCGGCGCCCAGGCGATGCGCCTCCTGTTCGAGCGGATCGAGCATCCGGGCCAGCCGGTGCGCAAGGTGACGCTGAGCGGGCGGGCGGTGTTGCGAGGCTCGACGCGGCGGGGGTGA
- a CDS encoding penicillin-binding protein 1A — protein MNAILIKLFATALTLSQVTTRPDAVRTQFDPAKDGAQVVAILRDGCAHMRKSFDIEDINLDELISTAMEDPSAVAGDNAPKILHGLDIAELNTSYKQFCKAESSANSPFEAAAVIAFYNNAVKDLPSAEALRDIKLPSASVILDSAGKPYSETFETHGRRLLVPIEGVPDLVQKAFVAAEDKRFYQHHGIDERGVIRAFVGNLASPGRPAGGSTITQQVVKNLSVGDDVTYERKIREMIVASRLERLQTKPQILGLYLNGIYLGRGAYGIEMAARSWFGKSVGALSLPEAALLAGLPKGPNYYSPDKYPERARERRAYVLSRMKEEGTITEAQMNAAVASDLGIKPPDAARQDSGFYLVDQVAREARSFAGLESLTNASYTVRATVNAGLQSALEGALQEGLATYERGTGRARYEGPELNLAEAIKRIEAAAPAPEPAAPPPAPEAKRGAKKGADKAAARAPAKPAAPPAIQPVIQPPWQRALVSARPPLYDVRWPLAVVLQAGKNGTRVGLPDGRVASLEPGSARGKLQLYDAVRVRLREGKGSLRADLRVRPTVQGAAIVLENRTGRILAMSGGFSYPLSQLNRVTQAVRQPGSTLKPLTYLAALNAGLQPNTLVMDSAVTLPPIGGTGDSWSPKNYDGGGSGATTIRRGLEFSKNLVTARLLQGGITPKAPDSLQRVCDIALEAQLYAECERYYPFVLGAQPVRMIDLASFYAAIANEGARPSAYALESVERDGKPVYSHPDKAPVRIGSADRVAFYQLKTMLQGVTQHGTAAALSGISAYVAGKTGTSENENDAWFAGFSNEITVVVWAGYDNADGVRHTLGRGQTGGHVSVPVAKAIFQAAWANGVARTPLAPPSPEAKALIADLPIEPRSGQRVPGGGFIEHFRLKGGQVADTQYALVPRDTLYAMRPDAEDGDYGNAEDGADVAGDLFGNLPGGRRSTEDPFVQRRSAETDRTVDPWGLRRDRREEPQAWPGRDRYGQVNPVPFGSPFDDEGDTRARQRRRDPDYLFGDDPGY, from the coding sequence ATGAACGCCATCCTGATCAAGCTGTTCGCGACCGCGCTGACCCTGTCCCAGGTCACGACGCGGCCCGATGCGGTGCGAACCCAGTTCGACCCGGCCAAGGATGGCGCGCAGGTCGTGGCGATCCTGCGCGACGGCTGCGCCCACATGCGCAAGTCCTTCGACATCGAGGACATCAATCTCGACGAGCTGATCTCCACCGCCATGGAGGATCCGAGCGCTGTGGCGGGCGACAACGCGCCCAAGATCCTGCACGGGCTCGACATCGCCGAGCTGAACACGAGCTACAAGCAGTTCTGCAAGGCTGAGAGCTCGGCCAACTCCCCCTTCGAGGCGGCGGCGGTGATCGCGTTCTACAACAACGCCGTGAAGGATCTGCCCTCAGCCGAGGCCCTGCGCGACATCAAGCTGCCCAGCGCCAGCGTGATCCTGGATTCGGCGGGCAAACCCTATTCCGAGACCTTCGAGACCCATGGGCGCCGCCTCCTCGTGCCGATCGAGGGCGTGCCCGACCTCGTGCAAAAGGCCTTTGTCGCCGCCGAGGACAAGCGCTTCTACCAGCACCACGGCATCGACGAGCGTGGGGTGATCCGCGCCTTCGTCGGCAACCTCGCCTCGCCGGGGCGCCCGGCCGGCGGCTCGACCATCACGCAGCAGGTGGTCAAGAACCTCTCGGTCGGTGACGACGTCACCTACGAGCGCAAGATCCGCGAGATGATCGTGGCCTCGCGCCTGGAGCGGCTCCAGACCAAGCCGCAGATCCTCGGCCTCTATCTCAACGGGATCTATCTCGGCCGCGGCGCCTACGGCATCGAGATGGCCGCGCGGAGCTGGTTCGGGAAGTCGGTGGGCGCGCTGAGCCTGCCCGAGGCCGCCCTGCTCGCCGGCCTGCCGAAGGGGCCGAACTACTACAGCCCCGACAAGTACCCGGAGCGGGCGCGGGAGCGCCGCGCCTACGTGCTGAGCCGGATGAAGGAAGAGGGCACGATCACCGAGGCGCAGATGAACGCAGCGGTCGCCTCCGATCTCGGCATCAAGCCGCCGGACGCCGCGCGCCAGGATTCCGGCTTCTACCTCGTCGATCAGGTCGCCCGCGAGGCGCGCAGCTTCGCCGGCCTCGAATCGCTCACCAACGCGAGCTACACCGTGCGCGCCACGGTGAATGCCGGCCTGCAAAGCGCGCTCGAAGGGGCGCTGCAGGAGGGGCTGGCGACCTACGAGCGCGGCACCGGCCGCGCCCGCTACGAGGGGCCGGAGCTGAACCTCGCCGAGGCGATCAAGCGCATCGAAGCCGCTGCGCCTGCGCCGGAGCCGGCCGCGCCGCCGCCTGCGCCCGAGGCAAAGAGGGGCGCCAAGAAAGGGGCGGACAAGGCGGCGGCGAGGGCGCCGGCCAAGCCCGCCGCCCCGCCTGCGATCCAACCCGTGATCCAGCCCCCTTGGCAGCGCGCGCTCGTCTCCGCCCGGCCGCCGCTCTACGACGTGCGCTGGCCGCTCGCGGTGGTGCTCCAAGCGGGTAAGAACGGCACCAGGGTCGGCCTGCCCGACGGCCGGGTCGCGAGCCTGGAGCCCGGCTCCGCGCGGGGAAAACTTCAGCTCTACGATGCCGTGCGGGTGCGCCTGCGCGAGGGCAAAGGGAGCCTCCGGGCCGACCTGCGCGTGCGCCCGACCGTCCAGGGCGCCGCCATCGTCTTGGAGAACCGCACGGGCAGGATCCTGGCGATGAGCGGGGGCTTCTCCTATCCGCTGAGCCAGCTCAACCGGGTGACGCAGGCCGTGCGCCAGCCGGGTTCGACCCTGAAGCCGCTGACCTACCTCGCGGCGCTGAATGCGGGGCTCCAGCCCAACACGCTGGTGATGGATTCCGCCGTGACCCTGCCGCCCATCGGCGGAACGGGCGATTCCTGGTCGCCGAAGAACTATGACGGCGGCGGCTCCGGCGCGACGACGATCCGGCGCGGGCTCGAATTCTCGAAGAACCTCGTCACCGCCCGTCTGCTCCAGGGCGGCATCACCCCCAAGGCCCCCGATAGCCTGCAGCGCGTCTGCGACATCGCGCTGGAGGCCCAGCTCTACGCCGAATGCGAGCGCTACTATCCCTTCGTCCTCGGCGCCCAGCCGGTGCGGATGATCGATCTGGCGAGCTTCTACGCCGCCATCGCCAACGAGGGCGCGCGCCCGAGCGCCTACGCGCTGGAATCGGTCGAGCGCGACGGCAAGCCGGTCTACAGTCATCCTGACAAGGCGCCGGTGCGGATCGGCTCGGCCGACCGGGTCGCCTTCTACCAGCTCAAGACCATGCTCCAGGGCGTGACCCAACACGGCACCGCCGCGGCGCTCTCGGGCATCTCGGCCTACGTGGCCGGCAAGACCGGCACCTCTGAGAATGAGAACGACGCGTGGTTCGCCGGCTTCTCGAACGAGATCACCGTGGTGGTCTGGGCCGGCTACGACAACGCCGACGGTGTGCGCCACACGCTCGGCCGTGGACAGACCGGCGGCCACGTCTCCGTGCCGGTGGCAAAGGCGATCTTCCAGGCGGCCTGGGCCAACGGTGTGGCGCGCACGCCGCTGGCGCCGCCTTCTCCGGAGGCGAAGGCGCTGATTGCCGACCTGCCGATCGAACCAAGGAGCGGCCAGCGCGTCCCGGGCGGGGGCTTCATCGAGCATTTCCGCCTCAAGGGCGGCCAGGTCGCCGACACGCAATACGCGCTGGTGCCCCGCGACACGCTCTACGCCATGCGCCCCGACGCGGAGGACGGCGATTACGGCAATGCGGAGGACGGGGCGGACGTTGCCGGTGACCTCTTTGGCAACCTGCCGGGTGGGCGCCGCAGCACCGAAGACCCGTTCGTGCAGCGCCGTAGCGCCGAGACCGACCGGACTGTCGATCCTTGGGGCCTACGCCGCGACCGCCGGGAGGAGCCGCAGGCCTGGCCCGGCCGCGACCGCTACGGGCAGGTCAACCCGGTGCCGTTCGGCTCGCCCTTCGACGATGAGGGCGACACCCGCGCGCGCCAGCGCCGCCGCGATCCCGACTACCTGTTCGGCGACGATCCCGGCTACTGA
- the ptsP gene encoding phosphoenolpyruvate--protein phosphotransferase: protein MLALTPTFSPPRTGPQLLVRLGAAPASKEAAIREAAGLLTAAGCIDGAYGASMLRREGVANTYLGHGVVIPHGMVDDRHLVRESGLAVLQIPGGIEWHDGQTAHLVVAIAAQSDTHITVLRRLTRLIQDEARLEQLRTTESEADIAAALTEDAAAPIASGPVTDLRQRFDWTVDYPTGLHARPASHWVETARALPARIQVRHGDGVADAKNLIALLQLGLRCGDEVTISAEGDDEAGALAKICAAVTSLSAGEKAAAQRAAEAAAKAAAPVAGWNPAGSLRVMAGIGASPGLAIGPIHVLAAAEVAVPDEPEPLTSGADRLHRALATTGGQLKALADDTERRLGKADAGIFSAQADLIKDTDLITLACQLMVEGHGVAYAWNAAVERMAGQLAALGNPVLAARAADLRDVGRRVLAQIDPALKSGHDLPDVPCILIAPDLAPSDTAGLDPARVIGLATAQGGPTSHTAILARTLGIPALVAGGPGLLALANHTLAIIDGTTGRLYLDPSEADIASAKAWQARQREQAEAEARERAMPAETRDGHRIAIGANVNNPEQVPLALDQGAEGVGLMRTEFLFLERGDTPSEDDQYATYSAMLKALGGRPLIVRTLDIGGDKQVAHLRLPKEENPFLGVRGARLLLRRPDLMEPQLRALYRAARDHVPADAPKGKDAPLSIMMPMITSVPEVLRLRAICEEIREEIGAPEVPLGIMIEVPAAAVQADVLARHCDFFSIGTNDLTQYTLAIDRQNTDLAPEADSLHPAVLRLIRMTCEGAARHGRFVGVCGGIAGDPFGASLLAGLGVHELSMTPRDLPGVKARLRACDHAELKALAGQACAQEDAASVRALDKAATGA from the coding sequence ATGCTCGCGCTGACGCCGACATTTTCGCCCCCGCGGACGGGTCCGCAATTGCTGGTGCGCCTCGGCGCCGCCCCCGCGAGCAAGGAGGCCGCGATCCGCGAGGCGGCCGGGCTGCTGACCGCCGCCGGCTGCATCGACGGCGCTTACGGCGCCAGCATGCTGCGCCGCGAGGGGGTGGCGAACACCTATCTCGGCCACGGCGTCGTCATCCCGCACGGCATGGTCGATGACCGCCATCTGGTGCGCGAAAGCGGGCTCGCCGTCCTCCAGATTCCCGGCGGCATCGAATGGCACGACGGCCAGACCGCCCATCTCGTGGTCGCCATCGCCGCGCAGTCGGACACGCACATCACCGTGCTGCGCCGCCTCACCCGCCTGATTCAGGACGAGGCCCGCCTCGAACAGCTCCGGACCACGGAGAGCGAGGCCGATATCGCCGCCGCGCTGACGGAGGATGCGGCCGCGCCGATAGCGTCCGGCCCGGTCACGGATCTGCGCCAGCGCTTCGACTGGACCGTCGATTACCCGACCGGCCTGCACGCCCGGCCCGCCTCGCACTGGGTCGAGACCGCCCGCGCGCTGCCCGCCCGCATCCAGGTGCGTCACGGCGATGGAGTCGCGGACGCCAAGAACCTCATCGCCCTGCTGCAACTCGGCCTGCGCTGCGGCGACGAGGTGACGATCTCGGCCGAGGGCGACGACGAGGCCGGCGCGCTCGCCAAGATCTGCGCTGCGGTGACGTCTTTGAGCGCCGGGGAGAAGGCCGCCGCCCAGCGTGCGGCGGAAGCCGCGGCCAAGGCCGCCGCACCGGTGGCCGGATGGAACCCCGCCGGGAGCCTGCGGGTGATGGCCGGCATCGGCGCCAGCCCCGGCCTCGCCATCGGCCCGATCCACGTGCTGGCAGCGGCCGAGGTCGCGGTGCCCGACGAGCCCGAGCCGCTCACCTCCGGCGCCGACCGGTTGCACCGTGCGCTCGCGACGACGGGCGGCCAACTCAAGGCGCTCGCCGACGACACCGAGCGGCGCCTCGGCAAGGCCGATGCCGGCATTTTTTCCGCGCAAGCCGATTTGATCAAGGACACCGACCTGATCACGCTCGCCTGCCAGCTCATGGTCGAGGGCCACGGCGTGGCCTATGCCTGGAACGCCGCTGTCGAGCGGATGGCGGGCCAACTCGCGGCGCTCGGCAATCCCGTCCTCGCTGCTCGCGCCGCCGACCTGCGCGATGTCGGCCGCCGGGTGCTGGCGCAGATCGACCCGGCGCTGAAGAGCGGCCACGACCTGCCGGACGTGCCCTGCATCCTGATCGCCCCCGACCTCGCCCCCTCCGACACGGCGGGGCTCGACCCGGCCCGCGTCATCGGGCTCGCCACGGCGCAGGGCGGCCCGACCTCGCACACCGCGATCCTGGCCCGCACCCTGGGCATCCCGGCCCTCGTCGCGGGCGGGCCCGGCCTGCTGGCGCTCGCCAACCACACGCTCGCGATCATCGACGGCACCACCGGCCGGCTCTACCTCGACCCCAGCGAGGCCGACATCGCCTCGGCCAAAGCGTGGCAGGCGCGCCAGCGCGAGCAGGCCGAGGCCGAGGCGCGGGAGCGGGCGATGCCTGCCGAGACCCGCGACGGCCACCGCATCGCCATCGGCGCCAACGTCAACAACCCGGAGCAAGTGCCGCTGGCCCTGGATCAGGGTGCGGAGGGCGTCGGCCTGATGCGCACCGAGTTCCTGTTTCTGGAGCGGGGCGACACGCCGTCCGAGGACGACCAGTACGCGACCTATTCGGCCATGCTGAAGGCGCTCGGGGGCCGCCCGCTCATCGTGCGCACCCTCGACATCGGCGGCGACAAGCAGGTCGCCCACCTCCGCCTGCCGAAAGAGGAGAACCCCTTCCTCGGCGTGCGCGGCGCCCGCCTGCTGCTGCGCCGGCCCGACTTGATGGAGCCGCAACTGCGCGCCCTCTACCGGGCCGCCAGGGACCATGTGCCGGCCGACGCCCCCAAGGGCAAGGACGCGCCGCTCTCGATCATGATGCCGATGATCACCTCGGTGCCCGAGGTGCTGCGGCTGCGCGCGATCTGCGAGGAAATCCGGGAGGAGATCGGCGCGCCGGAGGTGCCGCTCGGGATCATGATCGAGGTGCCGGCCGCCGCGGTGCAGGCCGACGTGCTGGCCCGGCACTGCGACTTCTTCTCGATCGGCACCAACGACCTCACCCAGTACACGCTCGCCATCGACCGCCAGAACACCGACCTCGCGCCGGAGGCCGACTCGCTCCACCCGGCAGTGCTGCGGCTGATCCGCATGACCTGCGAGGGCGCGGCCCGGCACGGGCGCTTCGTTGGGGTCTGCGGCGGTATCGCGGGCGATCCGTTCGGCGCGAGCCTGCTCGCGGGCCTCGGCGTCCACGAACTGTCGATGACGCCCCGCGATCTCCCCGGCGTGAAGGCACGCCTGCGGGCCTGCGACCACGCCGAACTGAAGGCGCTCGCAGGGCAAGCCTGCGCCCAGGAAGACGCGGCGTCCGTGCGCGCCCTGGACAAAGCCGCGACCGGAGCCTGA
- a CDS encoding carbohydrate porin has product MKAEKAAWAAIGLFTALGPGAMPAGARDAPPQPGLARAESGVPAVVRRPALRRVARRAPPPRPFGNDGSAAAAADVLGQSATPPALSPGTFDFGNGLSFLLNYTGQAAANPVGGIRQGSAYAGQLFFGIDADLQRLAGIEGGSVHVAVTNRHGRNLADDFIGNNTSVQEIFGGGQTTRLTLLSYQQKLLDNRLDIEVGRLVANINFLNSPVYCNFQTNSACGNPTFVFKTSNFTFWPVASWGGHAKAWLTDRVFFHVGAYEVNPLHQQPGDNGLDFSTKGATGAIVPFELGYSTTFANDALPRNYGIGGWVDRSDYTDPVRDVAGGRRVLTGLSPATRFGRSGIYARFDQMVWRPDPNGIQGLTLFGVAMAGTGGRLVEDYFLEIGALQTGTFAGRPYDTVGFVINTQAFSPLALDNIEAAQASLGLFRTLPRQQIMMELNYGIQVSPAIRLTPNLQYIVNPDQTRFPYYPKNIPDAFVVGAKLSVDLFTLAGLAKGPGNP; this is encoded by the coding sequence ATGAAAGCCGAAAAGGCAGCTTGGGCCGCGATCGGCCTGTTCACGGCGCTCGGGCCAGGGGCGATGCCGGCCGGCGCGCGGGATGCGCCCCCGCAGCCGGGCCTCGCGCGTGCCGAGAGCGGCGTCCCAGCCGTCGTCCGGCGCCCCGCCCTGCGGCGGGTCGCCCGGCGGGCGCCACCGCCCCGGCCCTTCGGCAATGATGGCAGCGCGGCCGCCGCCGCCGACGTGCTCGGCCAATCCGCGACGCCCCCGGCCCTGTCGCCCGGCACATTCGATTTCGGCAACGGCCTCTCGTTCCTGCTCAACTATACGGGACAGGCGGCGGCCAACCCTGTCGGCGGCATCCGCCAGGGCAGCGCTTACGCCGGACAGCTCTTCTTCGGCATCGACGCCGACCTGCAACGGCTGGCCGGGATCGAGGGTGGCTCGGTCCATGTTGCGGTCACCAACCGCCATGGCCGCAACCTCGCCGACGACTTCATCGGCAACAACACGAGCGTGCAGGAGATCTTCGGCGGCGGCCAGACCACGCGGCTGACGCTGCTCTCCTACCAGCAGAAGCTGCTCGACAATCGGCTCGACATCGAGGTCGGACGCTTGGTCGCCAACATCAACTTCCTGAACTCGCCGGTCTACTGCAATTTTCAGACGAATTCCGCCTGCGGCAACCCCACCTTCGTGTTCAAGACCTCGAACTTCACCTTCTGGCCGGTGGCGAGTTGGGGCGGGCACGCCAAGGCGTGGCTGACGGATCGGGTGTTCTTCCATGTCGGCGCCTACGAGGTGAACCCGCTGCACCAGCAGCCCGGCGACAACGGCCTCGACTTCTCGACCAAGGGCGCGACCGGCGCGATCGTGCCGTTCGAACTCGGCTACTCGACGACCTTCGCCAACGATGCGCTGCCCCGCAATTACGGCATCGGCGGCTGGGTCGATCGCTCCGATTACACCGACCCGGTGCGGGACGTGGCCGGCGGCCGCCGGGTGCTCACCGGATTGTCCCCCGCCACCCGGTTCGGCCGCTCAGGCATCTATGCCCGCTTCGACCAAATGGTCTGGCGCCCCGATCCGAACGGTATCCAGGGGCTGACCCTGTTCGGCGTCGCCATGGCCGGCACCGGGGGGCGCTTGGTCGAGGATTACTTCCTGGAGATCGGCGCGCTTCAGACCGGCACCTTCGCGGGGCGCCCCTACGATACGGTCGGCTTCGTCATCAACACGCAAGCCTTCAGCCCGCTGGCGCTCGACAATATCGAGGCGGCGCAAGCCTCCCTCGGTCTGTTCCGCACGCTTCCGCGGCAGCAGATCATGATGGAGCTGAACTACGGCATCCAGGTCTCGCCCGCGATCCGGCTGACGCCGAACCTGCAATACATCGTCAACCCGGACCAGACGCGGTTTCCGTACTACCCGAAGAACATTCCCGACGCGTTCGTGGTCGGCGCCAAGCTCTCGGTGGACCTGTTCACTCTTGCCGGCCTCGCCAAGGGCCCAGGCAATCCGTGA